A single genomic interval of Acetobacteraceae bacterium harbors:
- a CDS encoding GcrA family cell cycle regulator: MEWTNETIARLQELWQQGLSTAEIGRQLNITKNAVVGKAHRLGLPLRPSPIRSGGRPTKSATASKEKPARSTAKATQPKKVSAPAETPASSRKPVKASPPTLKSVPATPAAPKQSASVSTRPAPSAPNGTASARSVKAAPAKAPSAPSVTAKAPAATPPKVSATEKALTEKELRPLLKPLNVDNGTKRGPSCCWPFGDPGTPEFRFCGAKPVPGKPYCAEHCAVAYVKLRDRRDHSGN; encoded by the coding sequence GTGGAATGGACGAATGAAACAATTGCGCGTCTGCAGGAGCTATGGCAGCAGGGGCTCTCCACCGCTGAAATCGGGCGTCAACTGAACATCACCAAAAACGCGGTTGTCGGGAAAGCGCACCGTCTGGGCCTGCCACTGCGTCCTTCGCCGATTCGTTCAGGGGGGCGGCCCACCAAATCTGCCACCGCATCCAAAGAAAAACCCGCGAGATCCACTGCAAAGGCGACACAGCCAAAAAAAGTGAGCGCGCCTGCTGAGACGCCAGCTTCCAGCAGAAAACCGGTGAAAGCCTCGCCTCCGACACTGAAATCCGTACCGGCCACGCCTGCGGCGCCGAAGCAATCCGCGTCAGTGAGCACAAGACCCGCCCCATCTGCGCCGAATGGGACGGCCTCCGCGCGAAGCGTCAAGGCGGCGCCGGCCAAGGCACCCTCCGCGCCCTCCGTTACCGCGAAGGCCCCTGCCGCGACACCTCCTAAAGTGAGCGCAACGGAGAAGGCGCTGACGGAAAAGGAGCTCAGGCCGCTTCTCAAGCCTCTCAATGTCGATAATGGCACCAAGCGCGGGCCATCCTGCTGCTGGCCCTTCGGTGATCCGGGAACGCCGGAATTCCGGTTTTGCGGTGCGAAGCCAGTCCCGGGCAAACCTTACTGCGCGGAACATTGCGCCGTCGCCTACGTCAAGTTACGCGACAGGCGTGACCATTCCGGAAATTAA
- the queF gene encoding preQ(1) synthase produces MLLRVERKKFVTQRDNGPDGLTQLGQKTPTPQSPEEAHLEAVSAPHRGQDYVIRFTAPEFTSLCPITGQPDFAHIVIDYIPDALIVESKSLKLFLQSFRNHGAFHEDCSLTIAQRLVERLKPKWLRIGAYWYPRGGIPIDVFWQTGPAPSHVWLPPQDVKSYRGRG; encoded by the coding sequence ATGCTCCTTCGGGTCGAGAGGAAAAAATTTGTGACTCAACGTGATAACGGGCCTGACGGGCTGACGCAACTCGGGCAGAAAACGCCCACACCGCAGAGCCCGGAAGAGGCGCATCTCGAGGCGGTCTCCGCCCCGCACCGTGGTCAGGATTACGTCATTCGTTTTACCGCGCCTGAGTTTACATCGCTCTGCCCCATTACCGGACAGCCTGACTTTGCGCATATTGTGATTGACTATATTCCTGACGCGCTGATTGTTGAAAGCAAGTCCCTCAAGCTATTTCTGCAAAGCTTCCGCAATCACGGGGCTTTTCACGAAGATTGCTCTCTGACGATTGCGCAGCGTCTCGTTGAAAGATTGAAGCCGAAATGGCTGCGGATCGGCGCTTACTGGTATCCGCGCGGCGGTATTCCCATTGATGTTTTCTGGCAGACAGGTCCGGCACCGTCCCATGTGTGGCTCCCTCCGCAAGACGTTAAATCTTATCGCGGTCGCGGTTAA
- the atpC gene encoding ATP synthase F1 subunit epsilon, giving the protein MPVLLEIISPEKILFSADVDMAVIPGEEGDIAAMPERAPLMISLRGGVLPYYQGEKVAGTFFIAGGFADMNAEKCTVLADDAYSVSDISTRDAYTALEGLEAALANVTAENVVEQDRIARRIQIVRAEIETAEEKSSTY; this is encoded by the coding sequence ATGCCTGTCCTGCTTGAAATTATCAGTCCTGAAAAAATCCTGTTCAGCGCCGACGTGGATATGGCGGTTATCCCTGGTGAGGAGGGCGATATCGCCGCCATGCCGGAGCGTGCTCCTCTGATGATTTCATTGCGGGGCGGGGTTCTGCCCTATTATCAGGGCGAGAAAGTGGCCGGCACTTTCTTCATCGCGGGTGGTTTCGCGGATATGAATGCCGAGAAATGCACGGTTCTGGCTGATGATGCCTATTCCGTCAGTGACATTTCAACCCGCGACGCCTACACGGCGCTGGAGGGGCTGGAAGCCGCACTTGCCAATGTGACGGCTGAAAATGTCGTGGAGCAGGATCGCATCGCACGCCGTATCCAGATTGTTCGCGCTGAAATTGAGACGGCGGAAGAAAAATCCTCGACCTATTGA
- the atpD gene encoding F0F1 ATP synthase subunit beta gives MSDNTSTAPASNSNVVGRVTQIRGPVVDVQFDGPLPSILNALHIELEGHRLVLEVAQEIGEREVRCIAMDTTDGLVRGTEVKDTGEQIKVPVGPTTLGRIMNVVGEPIDERGPIKTDKQYTIHRKAPSFEEQAAASEILVTGIKVVDLLCPYLKGGKIGLFGGAGVGKTVIIQELINNIAKAHGGVSVFAGVGERTREGNDLYFEMQDAGVIKLGENGSTEGSKVALVYGQMNEPPGARVRVALSGLTQAEYFRDEEGQDVLFFVDNIFRFTQAGSEVSALLGRIPSAVGYQPTLATEMGALQERITSTKKGSITSVQAVYVPADDLTDPAPAATFAHLDATTVLNRAIAEMGIYPAVDPLDSTSRSLDPKIVGEEHYQVARDVQLILQTYKGLQDIIAILGMDELSEEDKQTVARARRIQRFLSQPFHVAEVFTGAPGKLVSLEDTVRSFKAIVASEYDHLPEGAFYMVGSIDEAVAKAEKMKESA, from the coding sequence ATGTCAGATAACACCTCCACCGCCCCCGCATCGAACAGCAATGTCGTTGGCCGTGTGACGCAGATCCGTGGACCGGTTGTTGACGTGCAGTTTGACGGCCCCCTTCCGAGCATTCTGAATGCGCTGCATATTGAGCTCGAGGGCCACCGCCTCGTCCTCGAAGTCGCGCAGGAAATTGGTGAGCGTGAAGTGCGTTGTATCGCGATGGATACGACGGATGGGCTTGTGCGCGGCACGGAAGTCAAAGATACGGGTGAGCAGATCAAAGTCCCGGTCGGCCCGACAACGCTCGGGCGCATCATGAATGTCGTCGGTGAGCCGATTGATGAGCGCGGCCCCATCAAGACCGACAAGCAATATACGATCCACCGCAAAGCCCCGAGTTTTGAGGAGCAGGCTGCAGCCTCTGAAATTCTCGTGACCGGCATTAAAGTCGTCGATCTTCTCTGCCCTTATCTTAAAGGCGGTAAAATCGGCCTGTTTGGCGGTGCGGGCGTTGGTAAGACGGTCATCATCCAGGAGCTGATCAATAATATCGCCAAGGCCCATGGCGGCGTTTCCGTCTTTGCCGGGGTCGGTGAGCGCACGCGTGAAGGCAACGACCTGTATTTTGAAATGCAGGATGCCGGAGTCATTAAACTCGGGGAAAATGGCAGCACTGAGGGCTCAAAAGTGGCGCTCGTCTATGGCCAGATGAACGAGCCGCCCGGTGCCCGCGTGCGTGTCGCCCTTTCCGGACTGACACAGGCAGAATATTTCCGCGATGAGGAGGGGCAGGATGTTCTTTTCTTCGTCGATAATATTTTCCGCTTCACCCAGGCCGGTTCGGAAGTCTCGGCTTTGTTGGGGCGCATCCCCTCGGCCGTGGGCTATCAGCCGACCCTCGCGACGGAAATGGGTGCTCTGCAGGAGCGCATCACATCCACCAAAAAAGGCTCCATCACTTCCGTGCAGGCTGTCTATGTCCCGGCCGATGACTTGACCGATCCGGCCCCTGCCGCGACCTTCGCCCATTTGGACGCCACGACGGTGCTCAATCGCGCGATTGCGGAAATGGGTATTTACCCCGCCGTGGATCCGCTCGATTCAACCTCCCGCTCGCTCGACCCGAAAATTGTTGGTGAAGAGCATTATCAGGTCGCGCGCGATGTACAGCTTATCCTCCAAACCTATAAGGGTTTGCAGGACATTATTGCCATTCTCGGCATGGATGAGCTCTCAGAGGAAGATAAGCAGACGGTCGCGCGCGCACGTCGCATTCAGCGCTTCCTTTCCCAGCCCTTCCATGTGGCTGAAGTCTTTACCGGCGCGCCAGGCAAGCTCGTCTCTCTCGAAGACACGGTGCGCAGCTTTAAAGCCATCGTGGCGAGCGAGTATGATCACCTGCCGGAAGGCGCTTTCTATATGGTCGGTTCGATCGATGAAGCCGTCGCGAAGGCTGAGAAAATGAAAGAATCCGCCTGA
- a CDS encoding F0F1 ATP synthase subunit gamma, with protein sequence MTSLKELRARITGVKSQRKITSAMKMVAASKLRRFQTRAEASRPYAEAMRHMMAELVAATPASETAPILMRGGQGKEHLVIMLTSDLGLAGGFNAQIGRAVRSLAGQISQNGETLMLLPLGRKGGDIAQRAFPSEIVEKLPGTGGKEVPFDVASQLSDRIISMLEKGEIDKVSVVYNRFVNAMTQTPVTLPLVPLAVDEEAPEAKKDAPSEADQPLYSFEPDEESLLEQILPRNLKVQLYAALLESAAGEQGARMAAMDNATRNAGKAIDRLSQHYNRTRQANITRELIEIISGAEAV encoded by the coding sequence ATGACCTCGCTGAAGGAACTGCGCGCCCGCATCACGGGCGTCAAATCACAGCGCAAAATTACGAGCGCCATGAAAATGGTCGCCGCCTCGAAGCTGCGTCGCTTTCAAACGCGTGCGGAGGCGTCACGTCCTTATGCGGAAGCGATGCGTCACATGATGGCTGAGCTGGTTGCCGCGACGCCCGCCAGTGAGACGGCCCCCATCCTGATGCGTGGGGGGCAGGGCAAGGAGCACCTTGTCATCATGTTGACAAGTGACCTTGGCCTTGCCGGGGGTTTCAATGCGCAGATTGGTCGCGCTGTCCGAAGCCTCGCGGGTCAGATTTCCCAAAATGGTGAAACTTTGATGTTGCTACCTCTTGGACGCAAGGGCGGCGATATTGCGCAGCGCGCTTTTCCGTCAGAGATCGTGGAGAAGCTGCCCGGCACAGGCGGGAAGGAAGTGCCGTTTGATGTCGCATCCCAATTGAGTGACCGCATTATTTCCATGCTGGAGAAGGGCGAAATCGATAAGGTTTCGGTGGTCTATAACCGCTTCGTCAATGCCATGACGCAAACGCCGGTTACGCTTCCCCTGGTCCCGCTTGCTGTCGATGAAGAAGCGCCCGAGGCTAAAAAGGATGCGCCCTCGGAGGCGGATCAGCCCCTTTATAGTTTTGAACCGGATGAGGAAAGTCTGCTTGAGCAGATCCTGCCGAGAAACCTCAAAGTGCAGCTTTATGCCGCCCTGCTTGAGAGTGCAGCGGGTGAGCAAGGGGCCCGCATGGCGGCGATGGATAATGCGACCCGCAATGCGGGCAAGGCGATTGACCGGCTTTCCCAACATTATAACCGTACCCGCCAAGCCAATATCACCCGTGAACTTATCGAGATTATCTCCGGCGCTGAAGCCGTCTGA